Within the Anaerotignum faecicola genome, the region CTACCCGCTGCTATGAACATATCTTTCTGCTTACGAAGTCAAAGAAGTATTTTTATGACGCAGCCGCCATAGCCGAGCCGTTAGCCCCCACAACGGCGGCGCGGTACCGCACCGGGCGCAGCGCGGGACAGAAATATGCGGACGAAGTACCCGGACAGGGGAACGTACAGGGGCTTAACCGGGCGCGAAGCGGCAGCTACTACGACGAAGCCCTCATGCCGACCATGCGGAACAGGCGGGACGTGTGGCTTATCAATACCGTTCCCTACAAGGGCGGGCATTTCGCCGCGTTCCCGCCAAAACTTGCCGAAACCTGTATCAAGGCGGGCTGTCCGAAAGGCGGCGTTGTGCTTGACCCCTTTTTCGGCAGCGGCACGACGGGGGCAGCCGCAAAGCAGCTTGACAGGCATTATATAGGCATTGAGATAAACGCCGAGTATTGCGCCCTTGCAAGGGCGCGGATTGGAGGGACAGACACATAAAACAATATAAGGCGCGTGAAAAAGTCACGCAGAAAATGACCCGCGAGGGGGCTGTCGAGGTAAACGCCGCTACCGGGAAAAAGAAACGTATCAGCAAGCGGATAAGGGACGCGGACTTTGCAAAGACCGAAGCCCCACCGCAGCCGGAACAGGCAGCGCAGCCCCTACCGGGCGGCGCAACTTCCCCGCCCTTAACCGACACGCCGCCGCTTCCCCATGCGCCGGGGGCAGAACGGGAACAGGACACCGCAGCAGCCGAGCGCGTCTTGGAACGTATCGACGGGGCGCGTACCAGAAAGGCGAGCAAAAAGGCGGCGAGGAAAGCACAGGCAGAAGCCACAGCAAAAGAAAAATCTTCCCGCTTGCAGTTTACCGACGAGGAACGGGCAACGCCGGAGCTTGAAAGGTATATCCGAAAATCGGACAAAGCAGCCGACCGTCTGGACGCGGCAAAGGCGGCTATCCCCAAAGAAAAGAAACTTGTACGGGAGCGCACCTTTGATGAAGCCACCGGGAAAGGCAAGACCCGCCTACATTTTGAGGAACAGGAAAAGCCCATAGGAAAGAATAAGCCCCACAATAACCCGCTATCCCGCCCCGCACAGGAAGCGGGTATTTTCGTCCACAACAAGATACATTCCGTTGAAAAGGACAATTCCGGCGTTGAGGGGGCGCACAAATCCGAAGAACTGGCAGAGCGCGGCGCAAAGTACGGGGCGCGGAAAGTCAAGGAGGGCTACCACAGCCACAAGCTCAAACCCTACCGGGCGGCGGCAAAGGCAGAGAAAGCGGCGTTCAAGGCGAATGTGGATTTTCAGTACCATAAAGCCCTGCATGACAATCCGCAGATTGCGGGCAATCCCCTTTCCCGCTTCATGCAGAAGCAGCAAATCAAGCGGCAGTATGCAAAGTCGGCAAGGAAAGGCGGCGCAAAAACGGCGCAGAAAGCCGCAGAGAACACCCGCAAGGCGGCAAAAAAGACCGCCGAGGAAACAAAAAAGGCAATCGCTTTTGTAGGGCGGCACCCGGCGGGCGTATGTATCGCCGTTGCCGCGCTACTCTTATTCATCATGGTATCGGCGGGGCTTTCCTCTTGCGGTTCCATGTTCTCCGGCTTGATGAACGGCATACTTGGGACTTCCTACACGTCGGAGGACAGCGACCTTGTGGCGACGGAGAACAATTACGCCGCAAAGGAAAACGAGCTTCAGCAGCAGATTGACAATATCGAAAGCACCCACCCCGGCTATGACGAATACCGCTATGACCTTGACAGTATCGGGCATAACCCCCATGAGTTAGCGTCCTACCTCACCGCCCTTTTACAGACCTACACCCCGCAGAGCGCACAGGCAGAGCTAAATCGCGTCTTTGCCATGCAGTACACTTTGACGCTGACAGAAGAAACGGAAATCCGCTACCGCACAGAAACAAGCACAGACCCGGAAACAGGGGAAACGACCACCGAGGAAGTACCCTACGAGTACCATATCCTCAACGTGAAGCTGACGAACAAGCCCATTTCCGAGATTGCGGAGGAACTTCTAACGCCACAGCAGCTTGAAATGTACCGCGTCTATCTGGAAACAAGCGGAAACAAACCGCTGATTTTCGGCGGCGGCTCCCCCGATATGGGCGCGTCCGAGGATTTAAGCGGCGTACAGCTTGTAAACGGCACACGCCCCGGCAACACCGCCGTTGTAGACCTTGCGAAGCGGCAAGTCGGCAACGTGGGCGGGCGACCCTTTTGGAGCTGGTACGGATTTAACAGCCGCGTGGAATGGTGCGCCTGTTTCGTTTCATGGTGCTACAATCAAGCCGGAAAGAGCGAGCCGCGCTTTGCCGGGTGCCAGTCACAGGGCGTACCCTGGTTCCAGTCACGCGGGCAATGGGGCGCGAGGGGCTATGAGAATATCGCCCCCGGCGACGCTATCTTTTTCGACTGGGACGGGGACGGGAGCGCAGACCATGTGGGGCTTGTTATCGGAACGGACGGGGAGCGCGTCTATACCGTCGAGGGCAATTCCGGCGACGCCTGCAAGATAAAGAGCTACCCCGTCAATTACTCCTGTATCAAAGGCTATGGGCTGATGAACTGGAATTAACATATTTTTGAGCAAAGAAAGGAGAAATTTATTGATGGCTATGAACAAAATTGAACGTATCGACAAAGAGATTGCAAAGACCCGCGAGAAAATCACCGAGTACCAGAACAGATTAAGGGGGCTTGAAGCGCAGAAAACCGAAGCGGAAAACCTGCAAATCGTACAGCTTGTGCGCTCCATGCGCCTTTCCCCGCATGAGCTTTCCGCTATGCTTTCCGGCGGCGGTATTCCGGGCATGGAAGCCGCGCCGGGCTACCCCGCAGAACCCGCAGACCACGACACCGAAGAAATGGAGGACACCGAGAATGAATAAGAAAATCCTTAGAACCTTGACCGCACTCTGCGCCGCCCTCATGCTGACGGGCGGCTTTTCCGTCACCGCCTTTGCACAGACCCCGGAGGGACAGGACGCGACCGACGACAGCGGCGTTGTCTATGAGGAACCCGAAAAGGAAGAACCCCTTACCCCGGACGGGAACGCGACCCTTGTAGACGATTTCGGCGGCAACAAGCAGCTTATCACAGTGACGACCAAAAACGGCAATTACTTTTATATCCTTATCGACCGGGACGACGAGGGCGAGGACACCGTACATTTCCTTAATCAAGTGGACGAAGCCGACCTTATGGCACTCATGGAGGACGGAAGCACCGAAGCAGCCCCGCCCGCCGTTTGCAGTTGCACCGATAAATGCGAAGCCGGAAAGGTAAATGTGAGCTGCCCTGTCTGCAAGGACAACATGACCGCTTGCAGCGGCAAGGAAGCGGAGCCGGAAACCGAGAAACCAACAGAGCAGCCCAAAGAGAAAGGCAATACAGGCGGGCTTGTGCTTTTCCTTGTCGTGGCACTTCTTGGCGGCGGGGGCGCGTTCTATTATTTTAAGTTTATGAAGCCAAAGCAGAACGTCAAGGGCGACACCGACCTTGAAGATTTCGATTTTGACGATTACGACGAGGACGAGGGGGACGGGCTTTCTGATGAAGAACAGGAGGACGAGGAAGCATGACGCTTTTTACCGAAAACCCTTTAGAAAAAATGATGGTACAAAGACCCACCGGGCGGCGTGACAGTGCGCCGCCCGTTCCAAAATCCCCGGCGTGTATGCGTTGCCCTTATAAGGCGCAATCCCCCTGTATCGGCTATTGTCTGAAACAGGCACAGGAGAAGAAGCACACCGCGCCGGAACGCTGAAAGGAGGATTTTTTCATGGCATTTAGACTTGTGATTGCAGAAAAGCCGAGCGTGGCGCAGACTATCGCCGCCGCGCTTGGCATTAAGGGGAAACAGGACGGGTATATCGAGGGCGGCGGCTACCTCATTTCATGGTGCGTCGGGCATTTGGTACAGCTTGCGGAAGCTGCCGCCTACGGGGAGCAATATAAAAAATGGAGTTTTGACAGCTTACCCATTCTGCCGGAGGAATGGCAGTACGCCGTTGACCCGGACAAGGGGAAGCAATTCAAAACCATTAAAGAGCTTATGCACCGCGCCGACGTTTCCGAAGTGGTAAATGCGTGTGACGCGGGGCGCGAGGGTGAATTGATTTTCCGCTTTGTCTACGAAGTGGCGGGCTGCAAGAAGCCCATGCGCCGCTTGTGGATTTCTTCAATGGAGGACGGGGCGATTAAGGCGGGCTTTGCTTCCCTCAAAGACGGGCGGGACTATGGCGCGCTCTTTGCGTCCGCCCTCTGCCGCGCAAAGGCTGACTGGCTTATCGGCATTAACGCCACCCGGCTTTTCTCCTGCCTGTATGGAAAGACCTTGAACGTGGGGCGCGTCCAGACCCCGACCTTAAAAATGCTCACCGACCGGGACGCGGCTATCTCCCATTTCCAGAAAGAAAAATATTATCATGTTCGCCTTGATTTATCCGGCGCGGACGCGGCAAGCGAAAGGATTTCGGACAAGGCAGAAGCCGACGCGCTGAAAGGGGCTTGCGAAGCGGGAAAGGCGGTATGCGTTTCCCTTACCAGAGAGAAGAAAACCGCAGCCCCGCCAAAGCTCTTTGACCTTACCTCTTTGCAGCGGGAAACGAACCGCATTTTCGGTTACACCGCAAAGCAGACCCTTGACCTTGCACAATCCCTTTATGAAAAGCGGCTCCTTACTTATCCGAGGACGGACAGCAGCTTTCTTACTGACGACATGGGCGGCACCGCAGCGGACATTATCGCGCTGCTCTGCGAAAAGCTCCCCTTTATGGCGGGCGCGGACTTCACGCCGGAGATTGCAAAGGTATTAGACAGCAAGAAAGTATCAGACCACCACGCAATCATTCCCACTATGGAGCTTGCAAAGGCTGACCCGGACGCGCTGCCGGAAAGCGAGAAGAATATCCTTACCCTTGCGGGGGCGCGTCTGCTTTTTGCCACCGCCGAGCCGCATATTTATGAAGCGGTTACGGCGGTTTTCTCATGCGCCGGGACAGACTTCACCGCAAGGGGAAAGACCGTACTTGCGGAGGGTTGGAAAGAGCTTGAACGCAGATACCGGGCGACGCTGAAAGATAAGCCCGAAGCAGAGGACGGGGAAAATGAGGGCGTGACGCTGCCGGAGCTTTCCGAGGGACAGAACTTTCCTAACCCCGCCGCAAAAGTAACGGAGCATACCACAACGCCGCCGAAGCCCCACAGCGAAGCGTCGCTTCTCTCTGCTATGGAGCGAGCCGGGAACGGGGACACCGACCCGGACGCGGAACGCCGGGGGCTTGGCACTCCCGCCACCCGCGCCGCCGTCATTGAAAAACTGGTAAAGGGCGGCTTTGCAGAGCGCAAGGGGAAGCAGCTTATCCCCACGCAGAACGGAGCCGCCCTTATATCAGTCTTGCCGGATATGCTCACTTCCCCGCAGCTTACCGCAGAATGGGAAAACAATCTGACGCAGATAGCAAAGGGAGCCGCAGACCCCGGCGAATTTCTGTCCGGCATTGAAGCTATGGCGCGGGAGCTTGTGCAGACACACGCCGCAGCACTGGACGGGAAAAAGGATTTGTTCCGGGAGGAAAAGCCCTCTGTCGGCAAATGCCCCCGTTGCGGTTCCCCCGTCCATGAGGGGAAGAAAAACTATTATTGCAGCAACAAAGAATGTGCCTTTGTCATGTGGAAGAATGACCGCTTTTTCGAGGAACGCAAGACCGCTTTTTCCGCGAAGATTGCCGCCGCGCTCCTTAAATCCGGCAAAGTGAATGTGAAGAAGCTCTATTCCCCGAAAACAGGCAAGACCTATGACGGAACTATCGTTCTGGCTGACACTGGCGGGAAATACGTCAACTACCGTATCGAAGTACAGAAGAACTAAAAACTTGAATAGCAAGCATAGGAAGCGGGTACCCACTTCCGTAAATCCCTGTCCTGCCGCTGACGCGCCGGACGGGGATTTTGCTTGTTGGGAAGTTTCCCAAACCCTCTAAAAAAATGAAAAAATTGTTGGCATAACGCACAGCCCACCGTAGTACGGGGCGAACCCCAAAAGCGCGGCGGTGCGCCGCCATTTCAGAAAGGAGCGAATGAATGGAAAAGAAAAAAGGTTACTCCATGTTTGAGCGTGACAAGTTAGACCCGGCTGACAGTATGCGGATAGAGCGAAATATTTATTTTGAGGAACAGACCGCTGACCTTTCCGGGCTTACCGCCCTGCCCTTAGAACAGTTACAGGCATTGCGGGAAGAATACGCGGCGGCTGAACAGGCAGCTTTTGAAGCCTTGCAAGAACAGGCGGCGGCATGGGACGAACAGGCGGGAAAGACCCTTGCCATTGACAAAGCCATTGAGTATGTGAGGACACCCGAAGCTACGCATACCGCGAACCAGTGGGAAGCTACGGACTACGGGAAGCACATCAGCAACCGCGTCTACCAAATGCGCTACCACATATCCGAGAATACCCGGTATGACAGGGAAAAAGAGAAATCCATTCCCTATTCGTGGACGCTTTCATGGAGTATTTACACCAACAGCCCCCACAATTACGGACAGGCAAAAATCGCCGGACAGGAAAGGAAAGTCTTTGCAGACAAGGCAGCTATGGAAAAATATCTGAATGGGCGTATCAAAGCCTATCAGCATTTATTCACCGAGGTATCGCCGCCTATCCCGCCAGAGTATGCAGAGCATTTCAAAGTAAACGGGCAGCTTTTACCGGGCTATGCTATCGAGGGCGAGGAACGGGCGCAGCCTACCGCTGAAAAAGCAGCCCCCACCACAGCAGAGCCGCCACAGGACACCGAACAGAGAAAGGAGCGTGAAACCATAAACGAGCAGTTTTCAATTCTTATCGACAGCCGCAGCCGCTTTGAAACAGGCAAACCGGGCGGCGTGTGGCTTCCCATGCCGACCACAACAGAGCAGCTTCATGCGGCTATGGAAAGCGTCGGCATTACCGCAGACAATCCGCAGGATTTTTTCATCAACGGGTATTCTTCTACGGAGGACTGCCCCTTTGACTTGCCGCTTTCCGTTATCCAAAGCGCAAGCATGGACGAGCTGAATTATTTTGGAAAACTTCTGGAAATGCAGAGTGACGGGGACAAGGATAAATTTGCGGCGGCGGTTACACATGGCGAGTATGCCGGAAGCATGAAAGACCTTATCAACCTTGCACAAAACCTTGACTGTTACTGGCTCTATCCCACTGTCCGCAGCGAAGAAGATTACGGTTATTATCTTATCGACGAACTGGACGAGCTGGAGCTTCCCGAAGAAGCAAAGAAATATTTCAAGTATGAAGAATACGGGCGGGACGCAGTTAGCAAGGATAAGGGGCAGTTTACCGAACAGGGCTATATCTATAACAATCAGAACACCTTTACCGAATGGTATCGGGGAACGGAAAACGAGATACCCAAAGAATACCGCGTTATGAGCTTCCCACAGCCGGAACGCGGCGGACAGGACAAGACCTTTATGGACGCAGCCGCCACAGAGCAGACCGCCCGAACCGCCGCAGAGCAGCCACAGGAGCCGCACCCGGTTATCCCTATCGTGCTGACAGCCGGGAAGCCCGCCGAGAAATTAAAAGAGATTACCGACCGTCTGGAACAGGGCATTACGGAACTCTTTGACAGCGAGCGTTACAAGGAATATCTGAAAGTCATGTCAAAATTCCATAATTACAGCTTCCGAAACACCGTCCTTATCGCCATGCAGAAGCCGGACGCTTCCCTTTTGGCGGGCTTTTCCGCTTGGAAGAACAACTTTGAGCGAAATGTGATGAGAGGGCAAAAGGGAATTAAAATCATTGCCCCGTCGCCCTATAAAATCAAACAGGAAATGCAGAAAATCGACCCGCACACGCAGAAGCCCATAATCGGCAAGGACGGAAAGCCCGTCACCGAGGAAAAGGAAATCACCATACCCGCCTACAAGGTGGTATCCGTCTTTGACGTTTCCCAGACCGAGGGAAAGGAACTGCCGGACATTGCCGTTGACGAACTGACAGGCGACGTTGACCGCTATAAGGACTTTTTCGCAGCCCTTGAAAAGACTTCCCCCGTTCCTATCGCCTTTGAGAATATCGAGGGCGGCTCTCATGGCTACTACCACTTGGAGGACAAGCGCATTGCTATCAACGAGGGCATGAGCGAATTACAGACCTTAAAGACCGCCATTCACGAAATCGCCCATGCGAAGCTGCACGACATTGACCTCAACGCGCCAAAGGACGAGCAACCCCGCGTTGACCGCCGCACCCGCGAAGTCGAAGCGGAAAGCGTCGCCTATACCGTCTGCCAACATTACGGGCTTGACACGTCGGACTATTCTTTCGGCTATGTCGCCGGGTGGAGCAGCGGGCGGGAGCTGTCCGAGCTGAAAAGCTCCCTTGAAACGATACGCAGCGCAGCCGCCGAGATTATCAATTCCATAGACGCGAATTTTGCGGAGCTGCAAAAGGCACAGGACAAGGAGCAGACCGCCGGACAGGAGCAGCCCACCAGAGAGGGACAAGAAGCCGCGCCACAGCCGGAAGCCCCGAAAAAAGCAGATACAGCCGGGAAAGAAAAGCCGGAAGCAGCCCCGAAAGAAGCCTTTACCCCGGAAACGATTTACAGAGTGCGCCGGAACCCTTACAGCGACAGCCGGGAAAACAGCCACCTCTTGCAAGCCTATGTGACACAGGAGAACGGGCGGGCGAAAATGGGCGACGTGCTTTATACGGGAACGCCGGAGAAATGCCGCGAGCTTATGGGGCAGCTCAAAAGCGGCGAGCTGACCGAGGGCGACGTAAAGCAGCTTTACGCAAAGGCACAGGAAACGGCGCAGACCACCGGACAGGACAAGGACACCTTTTCCATTTACCAGATAAAGGGCGGGGACGAAACAAGGGACTTCCGCTTTGAGCCTTACGACCGCCTGCAGGCGGCGGGAAATGTGGTTGATAAAGCGAACTATGAGCTTGTCTATTCCGCGCCCCTTGCGCCGGAAACTTCCCTTGAAGATATTTATACCCGCTTCAATATCGACCACCCAAAAGATTTTAAGGGACACAGCCTTTCCGTTTCGGACGTGGTAGTGCTTCATCAGAACGGACAGGACACCGCGCATTACGTTGACAGCGTAGGCTTCCGGCAAGTGCCGGAGTTTTTACAGGAGCAGAAGCAGCTTACCCCGGACGAGCTGACAACGGGCGAAACAATCCAGACACCGAGGGGGACTTTCCATGTGACCGCCATGAGCCGGGAGCAGATAGAAGCCGCCGGATATGGCTTTCACCACCAGTCGGACGACGGAAAGTATCTGATTATGGGGAACGGGACGCGGGCGTTTGCTGTTGCCGCAGAGCAGCCGGAAAAGGCAAACCCCTTGAAGCATATCGAGGACACCGTAGAGCAGAACGACAACAACTTTGACGGTATCATCAACAACACCCCTACCGTTGACGAACTGGAAGCAAAGGTTAAGGCGGGAGAAACAATTTCCCTTGTTGACCTGGCTAACGCGGTCAAAGCCGACAAAGAGCGCGGCAAGGAAGCGAAGCCGGAAAAGAAGCCCTCTATCCGGGCGCAGCTTAGGGCTGACAAGGAAAAGGCGCAGAAGAAAAACGCAAAGCAGAAATTACAGGATTTGGAAAGGAGCTGACCCATGCCGAAACAGAGTAAATTTGAGAACGTGGATTTGTTCGCTTCCCTCAATGCGGTTATGAAGCAGAACACAGGCTTTTACCAGAGCGACTTGGAGATTGACAAGGAGATTATCGCAAAGGCGGCGGCAAGCCCCCGCAAGGAGGACAAGACCCTTTTGTGGTTCTG harbors:
- a CDS encoding DNA-methyltransferase — translated: MNGLKTDTIINRDALYALRELPEESVHCCVTSPPYYALRDYGLDMQIGREDTPEQYIDRLTEVFRELRRVLRSDGTLWLNIADTYCGTGNKGYHADPKNPKGRNGQQIARNNRVSGCKQKDLIGIPWLLAFALRADGWYLRSDIIWQKENPMPESVKDRPTRCYEHIFLLTKSKKYFYDAAAIAEPLAPTTAARYRTGRSAGQKYADEVPGQGNVQGLNRARSGSYYDEALMPTMRNRRDVWLINTVPYKGGHFAAFPPKLAETCIKAGCPKGGVVLDPFFGSGTTGAAAKQLDRHYIGIEINAEYCALARARIGGTDT
- a CDS encoding C40 family peptidase; translation: MTREGAVEVNAATGKKKRISKRIRDADFAKTEAPPQPEQAAQPLPGGATSPPLTDTPPLPHAPGAEREQDTAAAERVLERIDGARTRKASKKAARKAQAEATAKEKSSRLQFTDEERATPELERYIRKSDKAADRLDAAKAAIPKEKKLVRERTFDEATGKGKTRLHFEEQEKPIGKNKPHNNPLSRPAQEAGIFVHNKIHSVEKDNSGVEGAHKSEELAERGAKYGARKVKEGYHSHKLKPYRAAAKAEKAAFKANVDFQYHKALHDNPQIAGNPLSRFMQKQQIKRQYAKSARKGGAKTAQKAAENTRKAAKKTAEETKKAIAFVGRHPAGVCIAVAALLLFIMVSAGLSSCGSMFSGLMNGILGTSYTSEDSDLVATENNYAAKENELQQQIDNIESTHPGYDEYRYDLDSIGHNPHELASYLTALLQTYTPQSAQAELNRVFAMQYTLTLTEETEIRYRTETSTDPETGETTTEEVPYEYHILNVKLTNKPISEIAEELLTPQQLEMYRVYLETSGNKPLIFGGGSPDMGASEDLSGVQLVNGTRPGNTAVVDLAKRQVGNVGGRPFWSWYGFNSRVEWCACFVSWCYNQAGKSEPRFAGCQSQGVPWFQSRGQWGARGYENIAPGDAIFFDWDGDGSADHVGLVIGTDGERVYTVEGNSGDACKIKSYPVNYSCIKGYGLMNWN
- a CDS encoding DUF4315 family protein, giving the protein MAMNKIERIDKEIAKTREKITEYQNRLRGLEAQKTEAENLQIVQLVRSMRLSPHELSAMLSGGGIPGMEAAPGYPAEPADHDTEEMEDTENE
- a CDS encoding DUF4366 domain-containing protein; protein product: MNKKILRTLTALCAALMLTGGFSVTAFAQTPEGQDATDDSGVVYEEPEKEEPLTPDGNATLVDDFGGNKQLITVTTKNGNYFYILIDRDDEGEDTVHFLNQVDEADLMALMEDGSTEAAPPAVCSCTDKCEAGKVNVSCPVCKDNMTACSGKEAEPETEKPTEQPKEKGNTGGLVLFLVVALLGGGGAFYYFKFMKPKQNVKGDTDLEDFDFDDYDEDEGDGLSDEEQEDEEA
- a CDS encoding DNA topoisomerase 3; the protein is MAFRLVIAEKPSVAQTIAAALGIKGKQDGYIEGGGYLISWCVGHLVQLAEAAAYGEQYKKWSFDSLPILPEEWQYAVDPDKGKQFKTIKELMHRADVSEVVNACDAGREGELIFRFVYEVAGCKKPMRRLWISSMEDGAIKAGFASLKDGRDYGALFASALCRAKADWLIGINATRLFSCLYGKTLNVGRVQTPTLKMLTDRDAAISHFQKEKYYHVRLDLSGADAASERISDKAEADALKGACEAGKAVCVSLTREKKTAAPPKLFDLTSLQRETNRIFGYTAKQTLDLAQSLYEKRLLTYPRTDSSFLTDDMGGTAADIIALLCEKLPFMAGADFTPEIAKVLDSKKVSDHHAIIPTMELAKADPDALPESEKNILTLAGARLLFATAEPHIYEAVTAVFSCAGTDFTARGKTVLAEGWKELERRYRATLKDKPEAEDGENEGVTLPELSEGQNFPNPAAKVTEHTTTPPKPHSEASLLSAMERAGNGDTDPDAERRGLGTPATRAAVIEKLVKGGFAERKGKQLIPTQNGAALISVLPDMLTSPQLTAEWENNLTQIAKGAADPGEFLSGIEAMARELVQTHAAALDGKKDLFREEKPSVGKCPRCGSPVHEGKKNYYCSNKECAFVMWKNDRFFEERKTAFSAKIAAALLKSGKVNVKKLYSPKTGKTYDGTIVLADTGGKYVNYRIEVQKN
- a CDS encoding YodL domain-containing protein; the protein is MEKKKGYSMFERDKLDPADSMRIERNIYFEEQTADLSGLTALPLEQLQALREEYAAAEQAAFEALQEQAAAWDEQAGKTLAIDKAIEYVRTPEATHTANQWEATDYGKHISNRVYQMRYHISENTRYDREKEKSIPYSWTLSWSIYTNSPHNYGQAKIAGQERKVFADKAAMEKYLNGRIKAYQHLFTEVSPPIPPEYAEHFKVNGQLLPGYAIEGEERAQPTAEKAAPTTAEPPQDTEQRKERETINEQFSILIDSRSRFETGKPGGVWLPMPTTTEQLHAAMESVGITADNPQDFFINGYSSTEDCPFDLPLSVIQSASMDELNYFGKLLEMQSDGDKDKFAAAVTHGEYAGSMKDLINLAQNLDCYWLYPTVRSEEDYGYYLIDELDELELPEEAKKYFKYEEYGRDAVSKDKGQFTEQGYIYNNQNTFTEWYRGTENEIPKEYRVMSFPQPERGGQDKTFMDAAATEQTARTAAEQPQEPHPVIPIVLTAGKPAEKLKEITDRLEQGITELFDSERYKEYLKVMSKFHNYSFRNTVLIAMQKPDASLLAGFSAWKNNFERNVMRGQKGIKIIAPSPYKIKQEMQKIDPHTQKPIIGKDGKPVTEEKEITIPAYKVVSVFDVSQTEGKELPDIAVDELTGDVDRYKDFFAALEKTSPVPIAFENIEGGSHGYYHLEDKRIAINEGMSELQTLKTAIHEIAHAKLHDIDLNAPKDEQPRVDRRTREVEAESVAYTVCQHYGLDTSDYSFGYVAGWSSGRELSELKSSLETIRSAAAEIINSIDANFAELQKAQDKEQTAGQEQPTREGQEAAPQPEAPKKADTAGKEKPEAAPKEAFTPETIYRVRRNPYSDSRENSHLLQAYVTQENGRAKMGDVLYTGTPEKCRELMGQLKSGELTEGDVKQLYAKAQETAQTTGQDKDTFSIYQIKGGDETRDFRFEPYDRLQAAGNVVDKANYELVYSAPLAPETSLEDIYTRFNIDHPKDFKGHSLSVSDVVVLHQNGQDTAHYVDSVGFRQVPEFLQEQKQLTPDELTTGETIQTPRGTFHVTAMSREQIEAAGYGFHHQSDDGKYLIMGNGTRAFAVAAEQPEKANPLKHIEDTVEQNDNNFDGIINNTPTVDELEAKVKAGETISLVDLANAVKADKERGKEAKPEKKPSIRAQLRADKEKAQKKNAKQKLQDLERS